TCTCGATGGACAAGTTTCTCCGCCCTTCGGTAAGTGACCTTTTCATCAGGATATTCAATCACGTCTTCGGGATGTGGAATACCGACATCCAAGATCTCGAGCACGTCGTCAGACGTATTAATGAACTGATGAGCGATTCCTCTGCCGGCTGGTTTGGAAAAACAAGAGCCAGGTCGAACTTGATAGGTCATGTCCTCAAGTCGTAAAGTGCCATGACCTCTCAGGACAAGAAAAAATTCTTCCTGCAGCGAGTGCTTATGAAATTTGCAAGACTTTGCACCGGGCTGCAACCGATCGATATTCACATACAAGCGCTCTGAACCGCCAGCCCGACCAACCAACAGGGTTGTCAGTAAAGGCGACGCGTCTACACAATCTTCGGGAATAGAGTCTAAATTAAGCAACAACTCGCTACCGCTAAAAGCTTCAGTATAA
This is a stretch of genomic DNA from Candidatus Melainabacteria bacterium. It encodes these proteins:
- a CDS encoding cupin domain-containing protein, with translation MFYTEAFSGSELLLNLDSIPEDCVDASPLLTTLLVGRAGGSERLYVNIDRLQPGAKSCKFHKHSLQEEFFLVLRGHGTLRLEDMTYQVRPGSCFSKPAGRGIAHQFINTSDDVLEILDVGIPHPEDVIEYPDEKVTYRRAEKLVHRDGEPLSDWTSDPNP